One genomic window of Paenisporosarcina antarctica includes the following:
- the nhaC gene encoding Na+/H+ antiporter NhaC, giving the protein MKKEMSFKVAIIPLVIMIAVMYFTIVKLEQGPHIPLIVGTCVAALVAWRSGYTWKEIEEAMYKGIRLALPAVIIIILVGLTIGSWIGGGIVATMIYYGLNIITPSLFLVSITAICAIVSLAIGSSWSTMGTIGVAGMGIGLSMGIPAPMIAGAIISGAYFGDKLSPLSDTTNLAAGLTNTDLFVHIKHMLYTTIPGITIALIVYFILGRKFGKDGVDTADIGQTISVLKESFVISPFLLLIPLLVIILVAKKVPAIPALIVGILLGFLSQIIIQGGSISGAVGALQSGFSIETGNEMVDNLFNRGGLDSMMYTVSMTIVAMTFGGILEHTGMLKSIVNQILKYAKSAGSIVASTVVSCFATNATCSEQYISIVVPARMYAKTYRDKGLHSKNLSRALEDGGTLTSVFIPWNTCGVFILGTLGVHAFDYAPYAVLNFAVPIISIIYAMTGFTIAKLSEAEMIQVRKEDATTVDA; this is encoded by the coding sequence ATGAAAAAAGAAATGTCATTTAAGGTAGCAATTATTCCACTGGTTATCATGATTGCAGTCATGTATTTTACGATTGTAAAACTTGAACAAGGACCGCATATTCCACTTATTGTTGGAACTTGCGTAGCAGCTCTCGTTGCATGGCGCAGTGGATATACATGGAAAGAAATTGAAGAAGCGATGTATAAAGGGATTCGTCTTGCATTACCCGCTGTCATTATCATCATTCTCGTTGGTTTAACAATTGGTTCTTGGATCGGTGGCGGCATTGTTGCGACGATGATTTATTATGGATTGAACATTATCACGCCATCACTGTTCCTTGTATCGATTACGGCAATATGTGCGATTGTATCATTAGCAATTGGGAGTTCATGGTCGACAATGGGGACAATTGGTGTCGCTGGTATGGGGATTGGATTAAGTATGGGTATCCCTGCACCGATGATAGCTGGTGCAATTATTTCCGGGGCTTATTTCGGGGATAAGTTATCACCTCTTTCAGATACTACGAATCTAGCAGCTGGTTTAACGAATACAGATTTATTTGTACATATCAAACATATGCTCTATACCACAATTCCAGGTATTACTATCGCATTAATAGTTTATTTCATCCTTGGTAGGAAGTTTGGTAAAGATGGGGTAGATACAGCTGATATCGGTCAAACTATAAGTGTTTTGAAGGAAAGCTTTGTTATTTCACCATTTCTGTTATTGATTCCTTTACTAGTTATTATCTTAGTTGCCAAAAAAGTACCTGCAATTCCAGCGTTAATAGTAGGAATTTTACTTGGATTCTTATCACAGATTATCATTCAAGGTGGATCCATATCAGGTGCTGTTGGCGCTCTTCAAAGCGGTTTCTCTATTGAAACCGGTAATGAAATGGTGGACAATTTGTTTAATCGAGGCGGATTGGACTCGATGATGTATACAGTTTCAATGACGATTGTGGCCATGACTTTCGGGGGGATTCTTGAACATACAGGAATGCTTAAATCGATTGTCAATCAAATTTTAAAATATGCGAAGTCTGCTGGAAGTATTGTTGCTTCAACGGTTGTCTCGTGTTTTGCTACTAACGCTACTTGTTCAGAGCAATACATATCCATCGTGGTACCTGCACGGATGTATGCAAAAACGTACCGCGACAAAGGCCTTCACTCGAAAAATTTATCACGAGCGCTTGAAGATGGTGGAACTTTGACATCCGTTTTCATCCCATGGAATACTTGTGGTGTATTCATTCTAGGCACACTCGGCGTTCATGCCTTTGACTATGCTCCCTATGCAGTTCTAAACTTTGCTGTTCCAATTATTTCAATCATTTATGCAATGACAGGATTTACAATTGCTAAACTGTCAGAAGCTGAAATGATACAAGTAAGAAAAGAAGATGCAACAACTGTAGATGCTTAA
- a CDS encoding amino acid ABC transporter permease has translation MDATIIIDSLPSLLKATLMTIFLAAISIIIALVIGFFTAIVRIVKVRILNGVASAYVSIIRGTPLLVQIFVIYYGFPQIGIALDPISSGILALSLNAGAYLSESFRASILAVDNGQMEASMSMGMTYSQALLRIILPQSLRIAIPTLSNSFIVLIKDTSLVSVITVTELLQMSSLIIAKTFEPLTIYLVAAAIYWVLITFFTTILDKLETKTSKYLVRT, from the coding sequence ATGGACGCAACAATAATAATAGATTCATTGCCATCCCTACTTAAAGCTACGCTAATGACTATTTTCTTGGCAGCAATATCTATTATTATCGCCCTGGTGATTGGGTTTTTTACGGCAATCGTAAGAATAGTAAAAGTAAGGATTTTAAACGGAGTTGCTAGTGCCTACGTATCTATTATCCGAGGAACTCCACTTCTTGTACAAATATTCGTTATTTACTATGGATTCCCTCAAATAGGTATTGCTTTAGATCCGATATCTTCAGGGATATTGGCTTTAAGTTTAAATGCAGGTGCTTATCTATCTGAATCTTTTCGAGCATCAATACTTGCTGTTGATAATGGACAAATGGAAGCCTCAATGTCAATGGGGATGACTTATTCACAAGCTTTATTACGAATTATTTTACCTCAAAGCTTGCGAATCGCAATTCCTACATTATCAAACTCATTTATCGTGCTTATTAAAGATACCTCACTCGTATCAGTTATTACGGTTACGGAATTATTGCAAATGTCGAGTTTGATCATTGCAAAAACGTTTGAACCACTTACTATTTATTTAGTAGCTGCTGCAATCTATTGGGTGTTAATTACGTTCTTCACAACTATATTAGACAAATTGGAAACCAAAACTTCCAAATACTTAGTGCGAACTTAA
- a CDS encoding transporter substrate-binding domain-containing protein: MKKNLILVIITLFVISIIAACGGEEKTVAVNAGKESSSKTVLDRMEKSKVLNVAFEGTYPPFNFLDDKDDFQGFDVDISNEIAKRLGVEVNFIATKWDGLIGGLKADKFDIVIGQMTVTEERKKSVDFTDPYVITGSVLITREETNDITKLEDIKGKKVGVGGGTTFEEVANTVDGADVILYKAVSDYIQDLKNKRLDVIINDQLLISYNIKEQNLPLKIASDIVNRDEIGMAVNKGNEDFITEVNEALSEMKEDGTYIEIYKKWFGTEPLEM, from the coding sequence ATGAAAAAGAATCTAATTTTAGTTATTATCACTCTTTTTGTAATTAGTATTATTGCAGCTTGCGGAGGAGAAGAAAAAACGGTTGCTGTAAATGCTGGAAAAGAAAGTAGTAGTAAAACCGTGTTAGATCGTATGGAGAAATCTAAAGTACTAAATGTTGCTTTCGAAGGCACATACCCTCCTTTTAATTTCTTAGATGACAAAGATGATTTCCAAGGTTTTGACGTAGATATATCCAATGAAATTGCTAAAAGATTAGGTGTTGAAGTCAATTTTATTGCGACAAAGTGGGATGGCTTAATTGGTGGTCTAAAAGCTGATAAATTCGATATTGTTATTGGACAAATGACCGTAACAGAAGAACGGAAAAAAAGTGTTGATTTTACTGACCCATACGTTATTACTGGCTCGGTATTAATCACTCGCGAGGAAACGAACGATATTACTAAACTTGAGGATATTAAAGGGAAGAAAGTTGGCGTTGGCGGCGGGACAACTTTTGAAGAAGTTGCAAACACCGTCGATGGTGCGGATGTCATATTATACAAAGCAGTAAGTGATTATATTCAAGATCTTAAGAATAAACGATTAGACGTTATTATTAATGATCAGTTGTTAATTAGCTACAATATTAAGGAACAAAATCTTCCTTTAAAAATTGCGAGCGATATTGTAAATAGAGACGAAATTGGGATGGCAGTTAATAAAGGAAACGAAGACTTTATTACAGAGGTAAATGAAGCATTAAGTGAAATGAAAGAGGATGGCACATACATTGAAATTTATAAAAAATGGTTCGGAACAGAGCCTTTAGAAATGTAA
- a CDS encoding amino acid ABC transporter ATP-binding protein, giving the protein MSIIQIHNLKKSFGLNDVLLGIDLEINKSEVVVIMGPSGSGKSTLLRCLNFLEEPTEGIIQIGEYRVIAGGKIDRKRKKEIRELRKRTGFVFQSFNLFPHKTAIENVMEGPIAIHGASKDEARKLAELQLIKVGLGDRCDHYPVQLSGGQQQRVAIARSLALNPMVMLFDEPTSALDPELVREVLQVIKDLAQEGMTMVIVTHEMNFAKDVADRVVFMDNGLIVEEGTSQQVFQSPKEERTRKFLSKVE; this is encoded by the coding sequence ATGAGTATTATTCAAATTCATAATTTGAAAAAAAGCTTTGGATTAAATGATGTATTACTAGGAATCGATTTGGAAATAAATAAAAGCGAAGTCGTCGTCATAATGGGACCAAGTGGCTCTGGAAAATCAACTTTGTTACGTTGCTTAAATTTCTTAGAAGAGCCTACTGAGGGAATCATTCAAATTGGTGAATACAGAGTAATTGCAGGTGGGAAAATAGATCGAAAACGAAAGAAAGAGATAAGAGAATTAAGGAAAAGAACTGGTTTTGTTTTTCAATCGTTCAATCTGTTTCCTCATAAAACAGCCATAGAAAATGTAATGGAAGGTCCAATTGCCATACACGGAGCCAGTAAAGATGAGGCTAGAAAGTTGGCTGAATTACAACTCATTAAAGTTGGGCTTGGAGATCGTTGTGATCACTATCCTGTTCAATTGTCAGGTGGTCAACAGCAAAGAGTGGCGATAGCAAGGTCGCTAGCATTGAATCCAATGGTCATGCTTTTTGATGAACCTACTTCCGCCCTTGATCCTGAGCTCGTCCGAGAGGTATTACAGGTTATTAAAGACTTGGCTCAAGAAGGAATGACTATGGTAATCGTGACACACGAAATGAACTTTGCAAAAGATGTCGCCGACAGAGTCGTTTTTATGGATAACGGATTAATTGTTGAGGAAGGAACGTCACAACAAGTTTTTCAGTCTCCAAAAGAAGAGAGAACTAGAAAGTTTTTGTCAAAAGTAGAGTAA
- a CDS encoding transposase, whose translation MPSPEALLEATPLKTLRKHLPFIENSFIYPYNNERIEGTNNKINVLNRVAYGYRNFRNYKNRLYLPFKLKPDVKQSEQKQLRSKVA comes from the coding sequence ATACCGTCGCCTGAAGCGTTACTGGAAGCTACTCCTTTAAAAACGTTAAGAAAACATCTTCCGTTCATAGAAAACAGCTTTATTTACCCTTACAATAACGAAAGAATTGAAGGGACTAACAATAAAATCAACGTATTGAATCGTGTCGCTTATGGATATAGAAATTTCCGGAATTACAAAAACCGTCTTTATTTACCCTTTAAATTAAAACCAGATGTTAAACAAAGCGAACAAAAACAACTACGCTCAAAAGTAGCATAA
- a CDS encoding DUF2238 domain-containing protein produces the protein MDLGTSSKINLSLLTIVTIVLIWSAYKPAEYLTWIAEVGPSVVVIIIAIVTYNRFRLTVLSYFIVAILSILTFIGGHYTYDDVPLFNWIENTFDLQRNHYDRFGHFLKGLGAIVVREILIRNTQLTKGAWLFSITTSIMLAVAAFYEIIEWLSTKFTNGEEGTKEFLGMQGDIWDAQWDMTFALVGSIIALLIFSRQHDKLLKKLRDS, from the coding sequence GTGGATTTAGGTACTAGTTCAAAGATTAATCTTTCCCTACTCACGATTGTTACCATAGTTTTAATATGGTCAGCTTATAAGCCGGCAGAATATTTGACATGGATTGCGGAAGTTGGTCCTAGCGTTGTTGTAATAATCATTGCAATTGTAACTTACAATAGGTTTCGTCTAACTGTACTCTCATACTTTATAGTAGCCATTTTATCAATTCTTACGTTTATTGGAGGTCACTACACCTACGATGATGTTCCCCTTTTTAATTGGATTGAGAATACTTTTGATTTACAACGAAATCACTATGATCGTTTTGGTCATTTTCTAAAAGGTTTAGGTGCAATTGTTGTAAGAGAAATATTAATACGTAATACACAACTAACTAAAGGGGCTTGGTTGTTCAGCATCACAACTAGTATTATGCTAGCCGTGGCTGCATTTTATGAAATCATCGAATGGTTGAGCACTAAGTTTACGAATGGAGAAGAAGGGACAAAAGAATTTTTAGGAATGCAAGGAGATATCTGGGACGCACAATGGGATATGACATTTGCTTTAGTAGGAAGTATTATAGCGTTACTTATTTTTTCAAGACAACATGATAAATTGCTAAAAAAACTAAGAGATTCATGA
- a CDS encoding helix-turn-helix domain-containing protein, with protein sequence MKIKIAVIGSEEFIDRILIEGSNISGIEIVPYMYQDPSEAGKLIRSLKPCDIVFYSGAFPYYSSKGEREKLTIPSLYLAQDEMAFAYSLLSILYNYKISLKRLSIDLMDSSIVTNVLSDMNFKVKPLRIMDYREMLESHFDVEKIVDFHHTLWKKGSIDLALTSVHAVCQRLEDLGIPTLKMADPRLTLIRGLQEAKTQAELYRSKSAQVSVGYISFPHLHRLQLKYVEAFALEIHASIQQMDETSFILYSTKGDIEALMNQNVLADFFDKWQDSIFIGFGYGITITEADLNAKVALHFAEKDSDEKCGYILTEKKELQGPFPNERKQHSLIVAQPEFLEVAKKTKLSPANLSKIMEFGKSRQMLHFTAADLADYLQVTRRSTERILKKLVDHSYVKVVGEEMTYQQGRPRTVYELNMPIYQ encoded by the coding sequence ATGAAAATAAAAATAGCTGTAATAGGTTCTGAAGAATTTATAGATAGAATTCTTATAGAAGGGTCCAATATTTCTGGTATTGAGATTGTTCCTTATATGTATCAAGATCCGAGTGAAGCGGGTAAGCTTATCAGAAGTTTAAAGCCTTGCGATATCGTCTTTTATTCTGGCGCATTTCCTTACTATTCTTCAAAAGGAGAGCGAGAGAAATTGACAATTCCTTCGCTTTATTTAGCTCAAGATGAAATGGCATTCGCCTATTCTTTACTGTCTATTTTATATAATTATAAAATTTCTTTGAAGCGACTTTCCATCGATCTTATGGATTCATCAATTGTGACAAATGTATTGTCCGACATGAATTTCAAGGTTAAGCCATTACGCATTATGGATTATAGAGAGATGTTAGAGAGTCATTTTGATGTGGAGAAAATAGTCGATTTTCATCATACACTTTGGAAGAAAGGTTCCATTGATTTAGCTTTAACAAGTGTTCATGCTGTCTGTCAGCGATTAGAAGACTTGGGCATCCCTACTCTAAAGATGGCAGATCCAAGACTGACGTTGATCCGAGGATTGCAAGAAGCTAAAACTCAAGCAGAACTATATAGAAGTAAATCTGCCCAAGTTTCTGTAGGTTATATTTCATTCCCTCATTTACATCGTTTACAACTAAAATATGTTGAAGCATTTGCACTCGAAATTCACGCATCCATTCAGCAGATGGATGAAACATCATTTATCCTATATAGCACTAAAGGTGATATTGAAGCCTTGATGAACCAAAATGTACTAGCGGATTTCTTTGATAAATGGCAAGACAGTATATTCATTGGATTTGGCTACGGAATAACAATTACGGAAGCCGATTTAAATGCCAAAGTAGCGCTTCATTTTGCTGAAAAAGATAGTGACGAAAAATGCGGATACATCTTGACTGAAAAAAAAGAATTACAAGGACCGTTTCCTAATGAACGAAAACAACATAGTTTAATAGTGGCTCAACCCGAATTCCTAGAAGTGGCAAAGAAAACGAAATTGAGCCCTGCAAATCTCTCGAAAATTATGGAATTTGGTAAATCAAGACAAATGCTTCATTTTACAGCGGCAGACCTCGCAGATTATCTGCAGGTAACACGTCGTTCTACTGAACGGATTCTTAAAAAACTCGTTGATCACAGTTATGTAAAAGTAGTTGGAGAAGAAATGACATATCAACAAGGACGACCAAGAACAGTTTACGAACTCAATATGCCTATATATCAATAG
- a CDS encoding saccharopine dehydrogenase family protein, which yields MHIVILGTGMIGTTVVSEIAKFKDLKKITVIDINQESIDKCLGIANNPKVIGKIASLETEEEIAKLLIGADVAVACLPHSLSLVAIKAAIASKCHLVDLVGSRFTDKMALHKIAQEAGVIIIPGCGVAPGITNFLAAQGIEMLDEAVDAVMSCGGIPRHPVPPLWYQVVFRLESVLGLYTKPAMAVENGELVEYPPLSGLEKITFPNPVGDCESVITDAHSTAFILKDRVKNLYEKTVRYPGHWVKMNVLSELGFLDNNPIVVHGITTTPRAFAERILAPKMIGASNEDITVMRVEVSGIKAGKSIKHTWEMVDLYDHKRKITSMAKTTAIPAALTAKWIALKKITETGVIPIESLIVRERFQPFLDELNSLGIEITYKEENLE from the coding sequence TTGCATATCGTCATTTTAGGGACGGGAATGATTGGTACGACAGTAGTCAGTGAAATTGCAAAGTTTAAAGATTTAAAAAAAATAACGGTTATTGACATAAACCAAGAGAGCATTGATAAGTGTTTGGGCATAGCAAATAACCCCAAAGTGATTGGGAAAATAGCCTCGTTAGAAACGGAAGAAGAAATCGCGAAATTGTTAATAGGTGCAGATGTAGCGGTAGCATGTCTCCCGCATTCTTTGAGCCTGGTAGCTATAAAAGCTGCAATCGCATCAAAATGTCACTTAGTGGATCTTGTAGGGTCTAGGTTTACAGATAAAATGGCATTGCATAAAATTGCACAAGAGGCAGGAGTCATAATTATACCGGGTTGTGGGGTTGCTCCAGGAATAACGAATTTTCTAGCCGCGCAAGGTATCGAGATGTTAGATGAAGCTGTCGATGCAGTTATGAGTTGCGGCGGTATTCCGAGACATCCAGTCCCGCCTCTATGGTATCAAGTTGTTTTTCGTCTTGAAAGTGTTTTGGGCCTCTATACAAAACCAGCCATGGCAGTTGAAAACGGGGAGCTTGTTGAGTACCCTCCTCTTTCTGGATTAGAAAAAATTACTTTTCCAAATCCAGTAGGTGATTGTGAATCGGTTATTACGGATGCTCATAGTACCGCATTCATTTTAAAGGATCGAGTGAAAAATCTATATGAAAAAACAGTTCGCTATCCTGGGCATTGGGTAAAAATGAATGTTTTAAGTGAATTAGGATTTCTCGATAATAATCCTATTGTAGTTCATGGAATAACGACTACTCCTCGAGCCTTTGCAGAAAGAATTCTAGCCCCAAAAATGATTGGGGCGTCCAATGAAGATATTACTGTGATGAGGGTAGAGGTAAGTGGGATCAAGGCTGGAAAATCAATCAAACATACATGGGAAATGGTTGATTTATATGATCATAAACGGAAAATCACTTCCATGGCTAAAACGACTGCTATTCCAGCAGCGTTAACGGCTAAATGGATTGCATTAAAAAAAATTACCGAGACTGGTGTTATTCCAATAGAGAGCTTAATTGTTAGGGAGCGTTTTCAACCATTTTTAGATGAATTAAACAGTTTAGGAATTGAAATTACTTACAAAGAGGAAAATTTAGAGTAA
- a CDS encoding CHY zinc finger protein, protein MLIHGHLVKGNDIDKETRCLHYHTEIDRIAIKFYCCDTYFPCFSCHEAEGCDTPQVWPVAQFHKKAVLCGSCGYELSVNEYLSCESSCPSCKSAFNPGCSLHKHLYFEV, encoded by the coding sequence ATGCTCATTCATGGACACCTAGTGAAAGGAAATGATATCGACAAAGAGACTCGTTGCTTACATTATCATACTGAAATCGATCGAATTGCCATCAAATTTTATTGTTGCGATACGTATTTTCCATGTTTTTCCTGTCATGAAGCTGAAGGTTGCGACACACCACAAGTCTGGCCAGTAGCTCAATTTCATAAAAAAGCCGTTTTGTGCGGTTCTTGCGGATATGAGCTTAGCGTAAATGAATATTTATCTTGTGAATCTTCATGTCCCTCATGCAAGAGTGCATTTAACCCAGGCTGCAGTCTCCATAAGCATTTATATTTTGAGGTTTAA